Proteins from a single region of Cetobacterium somerae ATCC BAA-474:
- a CDS encoding penicillin-binding transpeptidase domain-containing protein produces MKYIYLIGGILILLLNPLYGAEFEENNRISNFLKKNNINGTFVLYDVQNETLIGHNETRAFTQYQPASTFKIPNTLIGLSLGVVKDVDTIAYKHNGNKLWNKSWEKDVSLREAMKLSHLPAYQQLAQKIGVVRMQENISKMDYGNKNIGKNLTTFWLRGPLKISAIEQIFF; encoded by the coding sequence ATGAAATATATTTATCTTATAGGTGGAATTTTAATTCTATTATTAAATCCACTCTATGGAGCTGAATTTGAAGAAAATAATAGAATTTCAAATTTTTTAAAAAAAAATAATATCAACGGTACTTTTGTTCTTTATGATGTTCAAAATGAAACTTTGATTGGACATAACGAAACTCGTGCATTTACTCAATACCAACCTGCTTCTACTTTTAAAATTCCAAATACTCTAATAGGCCTTTCTTTAGGAGTAGTTAAAGATGTAGATACCATTGCTTATAAACATAATGGAAATAAGTTATGGAATAAATCATGGGAAAAAGATGTATCTCTTAGAGAAGCTATGAAATTATCTCACTTACCTGCATATCAACAGTTAGCTCAAAAAATTGGAGTAGTTAGAATGCAAGAGAATATTTCTAAAATGGATTATGGTAATAAAAATATTGGAAAGAATCTTACAACTTTTTGGCTAAGAGGTCCATTAAAAATAAGTGCTATTGAACAGATATTTTTTTAG
- a CDS encoding penicillin-binding transpeptidase domain-containing protein, with amino-acid sequence MFLEKLAKRELNYSKNIQDSVVEIIKLDTGDDWTLYGKTGWATRNLNKNMNPTLGWFVGWVEQKEKLYIFALNMDIKDSSQLPQRQEIAIDILKNELNI; translated from the coding sequence ATTTTTTTAGAAAAACTAGCTAAACGTGAACTTAATTATTCAAAAAATATCCAAGACTCTGTTGTAGAAATTATTAAATTGGATACTGGTGATGATTGGACATTGTATGGTAAAACAGGTTGGGCGACAAGAAACTTAAATAAAAATATGAATCCTACCTTAGGGTGGTTTGTAGGTTGGGTTGAACAAAAGGAAAAACTTTATATTTTTGCCTTAAATATGGATATTAAAGATTCTTCACAGCTTCCTCAACGACAAGAAATAGCTATTGATATTTTAAAAAACGAATTAAATATTTAA